The following are from one region of the Balneolaceae bacterium genome:
- a CDS encoding trehalase family glycosidase, protein MENPSPEITKKDLKELAQTAKQILNNNWTGSFTVPSSSQYPHQWSWDSVFIAMGYAHYNQDRAETELNHLFNGQWKNGMVPHIVFNSKELNGDYFPGHEFWQTERSDNAPDSVKTSGICQPPIHATGVRHLVEHASNRKQALKFAEELFPKLVSWHDYLYRERDPFNEGLVYIRHPWESGQDNSPIWDSILNRFDIDQRELPEYERKDDIHVNAEERPSNEEYDKYVYLVDFFRKRNYDEIQISEDHCPFLVQDVLFNTLLCRANRDLAEIAELIGENPEPFNKKADQTAGAMNQKLWNSKEQMYNDFDLQASKKIKARVLSGFLPLFARVPNSSQKQKMFNYLNTHCFCQMTDTCFPAPSYDRSGEDYSARTYWRGPVWINMNWLLSEGLNQYGFNDYVKQVKNSIIQLPFNSGFREYYDTDTGEAYGIDNFSWTAALLLDLVYRDKSSVF, encoded by the coding sequence ATGGAGAATCCGTCTCCGGAAATCACAAAAAAAGATTTAAAAGAACTCGCACAAACTGCAAAGCAGATATTGAACAATAACTGGACGGGTTCATTTACGGTGCCTTCATCAAGCCAGTACCCTCATCAATGGTCGTGGGATTCTGTATTTATTGCGATGGGTTATGCGCATTATAATCAAGACCGGGCCGAAACTGAGCTGAACCATCTGTTTAACGGTCAATGGAAAAACGGAATGGTTCCTCATATTGTCTTCAATTCAAAGGAATTGAATGGTGACTATTTCCCCGGACATGAATTTTGGCAAACCGAGAGATCCGATAATGCTCCCGATTCGGTAAAAACATCCGGTATATGTCAACCGCCCATTCACGCTACCGGTGTCAGGCATCTTGTCGAACATGCATCGAATCGAAAACAAGCACTTAAATTTGCAGAAGAACTTTTCCCAAAATTAGTTTCCTGGCACGACTACCTATACAGGGAGCGCGATCCTTTTAACGAAGGATTAGTTTACATCAGACATCCCTGGGAGTCCGGGCAGGATAATTCGCCCATCTGGGACAGTATTTTGAATCGATTTGACATCGATCAGAGAGAACTACCTGAATATGAACGAAAAGATGATATTCATGTAAATGCCGAAGAACGTCCTTCAAATGAGGAATATGACAAATATGTCTATCTCGTCGATTTTTTTCGGAAGCGAAATTATGATGAGATACAGATCAGTGAGGATCATTGCCCCTTCTTGGTACAAGATGTTCTTTTTAATACACTTCTCTGCAGAGCCAACAGAGATCTTGCTGAAATAGCAGAGCTGATTGGAGAAAATCCTGAACCTTTTAACAAGAAGGCAGATCAAACAGCCGGGGCTATGAATCAGAAATTGTGGAACTCTAAAGAACAGATGTATAACGATTTTGATTTACAAGCTTCCAAAAAAATAAAAGCAAGAGTTCTCTCGGGTTTTCTTCCGCTATTTGCAAGAGTACCAAATAGCTCACAAAAGCAAAAAATGTTCAATTATTTAAATACACATTGCTTTTGTCAGATGACGGATACCTGTTTCCCCGCCCCGAGTTACGACAGAAGCGGTGAGGACTACTCTGCACGAACTTACTGGCGGGGACCGGTCTGGATAAATATGAATTGGCTTCTTAGTGAAGGGCTCAACCAATATGGTTTTAACGACTATGTGAAACAGGTAAAAAATTCAATTATCCAACTTCCCTTTAATAGTGGTTTCAGAGAGTACTATGATACGGATACCGGGGAAGCATACGGCATTGATAACTTCTCATGGACAGCCGCGCTTTTATTAGATCTCGTCTATCGTGACAAATCATCTGTTTTTTAG
- a CDS encoding NAD(P)H-dependent oxidoreductase, which translates to MPNSKPDFSNLKALYVNCTLKKSPRKSHTRTLIDVSMNIMEKEGVDAKCIRFADHDIAYGVYPDMTEHGADKDDWPKIWKEVDAADILIIGTPIWLGEKSSAATKLVERLYAMSGLQNDKGQYKYYGKAGGCLVTGNEDGIKHCAMGILYALQHIGYSIPPTADAGWIGEAGPGLSYGDESENGPVGFDNEFTQRNTTFMTYNLLHLAKMLKENNGYPKYGNSRQDWDDGTRWNFENPEYR; encoded by the coding sequence ATGCCTAACTCAAAACCTGATTTCTCAAATCTGAAAGCGTTATATGTTAATTGTACGCTTAAAAAATCTCCCCGTAAAAGTCACACACGTACATTAATTGATGTGTCGATGAACATCATGGAAAAAGAGGGGGTGGATGCGAAATGTATCCGTTTTGCTGACCACGATATTGCATACGGCGTATACCCGGATATGACTGAACATGGCGCAGATAAAGACGATTGGCCGAAGATCTGGAAAGAGGTAGATGCCGCTGATATTCTGATTATTGGCACGCCTATCTGGCTCGGAGAAAAATCATCGGCAGCCACGAAACTGGTTGAACGGCTCTATGCTATGAGTGGCCTTCAAAATGATAAAGGCCAGTATAAGTATTATGGAAAAGCTGGTGGCTGCCTGGTCACAGGGAATGAAGATGGAATTAAACACTGCGCGATGGGAATTCTTTATGCGCTTCAACATATTGGCTATAGCATCCCTCCTACGGCTGATGCCGGATGGATTGGTGAAGCCGGACCCGGCCTCAGCTATGGCGATGAAAGTGAAAACGGGCCGGTTGGATTTGATAATGAATTTACCCAGCGAAATACCACCTTTATGACCTACAATCTTCTGCATCTTGCCAAAATGTTGAAGGAGAACAATGGCTATCCCAAGTATGGAAATTCCCGGCAGGATTGGGATGACGGAACTCGTTGGAATTTTGAAAATCCTGAGTATCGATAA
- a CDS encoding OsmC family protein translates to MTLTQKTKEAVAKDPSKGKGGFETETIWKDGAVAVSKARSFEITTDEPKPLGGGDTAVDPMELLLASLGSCLTIGWVTNANFHNIDYKNLKIKVSAPFDLRGYLDIDDNVRSGFPEINYEVEVETDANEEILQQIKEAAEKNSPMFDNIANGAPISGSIKHSK, encoded by the coding sequence TTGACACTTACTCAGAAAACCAAAGAAGCCGTTGCCAAAGATCCCTCTAAAGGCAAAGGTGGATTTGAAACCGAAACCATTTGGAAGGATGGAGCCGTTGCTGTTAGCAAAGCCCGAAGCTTTGAAATTACCACGGATGAACCAAAACCGCTTGGAGGCGGAGACACAGCCGTTGACCCTATGGAGCTTTTGCTCGCTTCTCTGGGCAGTTGCCTGACCATCGGGTGGGTAACCAATGCCAATTTTCATAACATCGACTACAAAAACCTCAAAATAAAGGTGTCTGCACCGTTTGACTTGAGGGGTTACCTGGATATTGACGACAACGTCCGGTCGGGATTTCCCGAAATCAACTATGAGGTTGAAGTTGAAACCGATGCGAATGAGGAGATTTTACAGCAGATTAAAGAAGCGGCTGAGAAAAACTCTCCCATGTTCGACAATATAGCCAACGGTGCACCAATCTCCGGGTCTATTAAACACAGCAAATAA